One part of the Eucalyptus grandis isolate ANBG69807.140 chromosome 10, ASM1654582v1, whole genome shotgun sequence genome encodes these proteins:
- the LOC120288695 gene encoding glycine-rich cell wall structural protein 1.0-like: MEPEKEVVNMLVVEENELGVEMEENSLMVAESNMLVVEMEQYFLVAEGASAGGGGGEYIHRRGEQVGSGGGGEFTDDGGGGGECVGVEEESKSAVEVNVSALGGGGEEHVGGGGEFRDGGGGGGEDVGGGRGE, encoded by the exons ATGGAACCGGAGAAGGAGGTGGTGAATATGTTGGTCGTGGAGGAGAATGAGTTGGgggtggagatggaggagaattcATTAATGGTGGCTGAATCAAATAtgttggtggtggagatggagcAGTATTTTTTGGTTGCGGAGGGGGCAA GCGCCGGCGGTGGAGGAGGTGAGTACATCCATCGCAGAGGAGAACAAGTAGGGAGCGGAGGTGGAGGGGAATTCACTGATGATGGCGGTGGAGGTGGCGAATGTGTCggggtggaggaggagagtAAGTCGGCAGTGGAGGTGAACGTATCGGCACTGGGGGGAGGCGGAGAAGAACATGTCGGTGGTGGAGGAGAATTCAGGGATGGTGGCGGTGGAGGAGGCGAAGACGTTGGTGGTGGAAGAGGTGAgtaa
- the LOC104423488 gene encoding uncharacterized protein LOC104423488 has protein sequence MKNMPGRPKRSRRKQPIELVRGDRMTKEGKQMTCSACKQIGHNCKGCPLRKANAGANVRTSNAQVNVCTSNAHASASTAEAYAQSQANSTGPRLGKRQAKAKATTSIAEGGSECHANASANANSIGGNSGHVNASAQASADVRECSGHANVRKYSATASAHASADVRGCTGEANAFGEVRSDQGEGSAPANILAKHRREKIPVSNTSIPKYTCIVIMLSC, from the exons ATGAAGAACATGCCTGGTAGGCCAAAAAGGAGTAGAAGAAAGCAACCGATTGAGCTTGTAAGAGGTGATAGAATGACTAAAGAGGGTAAGCAAATGACTTGTTCTGCTTGCAAACAAATTGGACACAACTGCAAGGGATGTCCTTTAAGAAAG GCCAATGCTGGGGCCAATGTACGTACATCCAATGCTCAGGTCAATGTATGTACATCCAATGCTCATGCTAGTGCAAGTACAGCTGAAGCTTATGCTCAATCTCAGGCTAATTCCACTGGTCCAAGGCTCGGAAAAAGACAA GCTAAAGCTAAAGCTACGACAAGCATAGCTGAAGGAGGATCCGAATGCCATGCCAATGCTTCTGCAAATGCCAATTCAATAGGAGGCAATAGTGGGCATGTTAATGCTTCTGCTCAGGCTAGTGCAGATGTAAGAGAATGTAGTGGTCATGCAAATGTAAGAAAATATAGTGCCACTGCTTCTGCTCATGCTAGTGCTGATGTTAGAGGATGTACTGGTGAGGCCAATGCTTTTGGTGAAGTTCGTTCAGATCAAGGGGAAGGCAGTGCACCGGCCAATATATTGGCTAAGCATAGACGTGAAAAAATTCCGGTGAGTAATACCTCAATCCCCAAGTATACATGTATTGTGATTATGTTATCATGTTGa
- the LOC104421526 gene encoding LOW QUALITY PROTEIN: xanthine dehydrogenase 1 (The sequence of the model RefSeq protein was modified relative to this genomic sequence to represent the inferred CDS: deleted 3 bases in 2 codons): protein MGSLKSEEELERIDDEAAASKEAILYVNGSRKVLPDGLAHLTLLEYLRGIGLTGTKLGCGEGGCGACTVMVSHYNESLKKCRHYAVNACLAPLYSVEGMHVITVEGIGNRMHGLHPVQESLARAHGSQCGFCTPGFIMSMYALLRSSQSPPPEEQIDECLSGNLCRCTGYRPILDAFRVFAKTENSLYGPQPSSSSVEESNVVCPSTGKPCSCRSGSLVDSEPTRESICCGEKYKAISYDEVDGSLYAEKELIFPPELLLRKISYLSLSGFNGLKWYRPSRLKQVLELKSRYPDAKLLVGNTEVGIEMRLKRMHYPVLISTMHVPELNVLNVKDDGVEIGAAVRLSDLLTVFRKVVTERAYHETSTCKAFIEQLKWFAGTQIKNVASVGGNICTASPISDLNPLWMASRAKFRVIDGKGNLRIVSAENFFLGYRKVDLASGEILLSVFLPWSRSLEYVKEFKQAHRRDDDIAIVNAGMRVFLEKKDDNLVVADASIVYGGVAPLSIAARQTKEYLIGRTWNQELLQGALEVLRSDILIKENAPGGMVEFRRSLILSFFFKFFLWVSHEMDGMRSIKEEIPLSHISAIKPFERPSVIGCQDYEIVKRGTAVGSPEVHLSARLQVTGEAEYADDIALPPNGLNAALVLSRKPHARIISVDDSQAKSSPGFAGIFLAKDVPKKNKIGHVIYDEELFASEFVSCVGQVIGVVVADTQENAKLAARKVHVEYEELPAIFSIEDAIKAKSFHPNTERFLGKGDVDLCFQSGECYKVIQGEVQVGGQEHFYLEPQSTVIWTVDGGNEVHMVSSTQAPQKHQKYVSGVLGLPMSKVVCRIKRLGGGFGGKETRSAFLAAAASVPSYLLNRPVKITLDRDADMMITGQRHSFLGKYKVGFTKEGKVLALDLEIYNNAGNSLDLSLAILEHAMFHSDNVYEIPNIRINGRVCFTNFPSNTAFRGFGGPQGMLIAENWIQRIAVELKKSPEEIKEMNFQGEGSVLHYGQQLQHCKLGQLWNALKESCNFLNARKEADQFNLQNRWKKRGVAMVPTKFGISFTTKLLNQAGALVQVYTDGTVLVTHGGVEMGQGLHTKVAQVAASSFNIPLTSVFISETSTDKVPNASPTAASASSDMYGAAVLDACEQIKARMEPIASRKNFSSFAELASACYVERIDLSAHGFHIVPEIGFDWKTGKGNPFRYHTYGAAYAEVEIDTLTGDFHTRDANVFLDLGYSINPAIDVGQIEGAFVQGLGWVALEELKWGDAAHKWIPPGCLYTCGPGTYKIPSVNDVPLKFSVSLLKGHPNVKAIHSSKAVGEPPFFLASSVFFAIKDAIIAARADAGFTDWFPLDNPATPERIRMACLDEFTAPFVGSDFRPKLSV, encoded by the exons ATGGGATCGCTGAAGAGCGAGGAGGAGCTGGAGCGGATCGATGACGAGGCGGCCGCCTCGAAGGAGGCGATCCTGTACGTGAACGGTTCGCGGAAGGTCTTGCCGGACGGGCTGGCGCACCTGACGCTCCTCGAGTATCTCCGAG GCATAGGTCTGACGGGGACAAAACTTGGCTGTGGCGAAGGTGGTTGCGGGGCATGCACGGTGATGGTGTCTCATTATAATGAAAGTCTCAAGAAATGTCg CCATTATGCCGTCAATGCATGCTTGGCTCCGCTATATTCTGTTGAAGGAATGCATGTGATCACAGTGGAGGGAATTGGAAATCGAATGCATGGCCTGCACCCAGTTCAA GAATCACTTGCGCGTGCTCATGGTTCACAGTGTGGATTTTGCACGCCTGGTTTTATCATGTCGATGTATGCTCTGCTGAGGTCAAGTCAAAGCCCACCCCCTGAGGAACAGATTGACGAATGCCTTTCAGGAAATTTGTGTCGATGTACAGGTTACAGACCGATTCTTGATGCTTTTCGTGTTTTCGCTAAAACAGAAAATAGCTTATATGGTCCTCAGCCATCTTCATCATCTGTTGAAGAAAGCAATGTTGTCTGCCCTTCAACTGGTAAACCTTGTTCGTGCCGATCAGGAAGTCTAGTTGATTCAGAAccaaccagagaatctatatGTTGTGGAGAAAAATATAAAGCAATCTCCTACGATGAGGTTGACGGTAGCCTGTATGCAGAAAAGGAGCTTATATTTCCCCCTGAGTTGTTATTGAGGAAGATATCTTATTTGAGTTTGAGCGGCTTCAATGGTCTCAAGTGGTACAGACCCTCGCGACTTAAGCAGGTATTGGAATTAAAATCAAGATATCCAGATGCCAAATTGCTAGTTGGCAATACTGAGGTTGGAATCGAGATGAGGCTCAAGAGAATGCATTATCCAGTTTTGATATCTACTATGCATGTTCCTGAATTAAATGTGTTGAATGTGAAGGATGATGGAGTGGAGATTGGTGCTGCAGTAAGATTGTCCGATCTTTTGACTGTTTTCAGAAAGGTTGTGACAGAGCGAGCTTATCACGAAACCTCGACATGTAAAGCTTTCATTGAACAGCTCAAATGGTTTGCTGGGACACAGATAAAGAATGTTGCTTCAGTTGGTGGAAACATATGTACTGCTAGTCCAATATCAGACTTGAACCCTCTATGGATGGCTTCTAGAGCAAAATTTCGAGTTATTGATGGCAAAGGAAACCTTAGAATCGTTTCAGCTGAGAATTTCTTTCTAGGTTATCGGAAGGTGGACCTCGCAAGTGGAGAGATTCTGCTCTCAGTGTTTTTGCCATGGAGCAGAAGTTTGGAGTATGTAAAAGAGTTTAAACAAGCTCACAGGAGGGATGACGATATTGCCATTGTAAATGCTGGAATGCGTgtttttcttgag aaaaaagatgaCAATCTGGTTGTTGCAGATGCCTCGATTGTTTATGGTGGAGTGGCTCCTTTATCTATTGCTGCAAGGCAAACAAAAGAGTACTTGATTGGAAGGACTTGGAATCAGGAGCTTTTGCAAGGAGCTTTGGAAGTTTTGAGGAGTGACATACTTATCAAGGAAAATGCTCCAGGTGGGATGGTTGAGTTTCGAAGGTCTCTAATACtcagtttcttttttaagtttttcctCTGGGTTTCTCATGAGATGGATGGGATGAGATCCATCAAGGAAGAGATACCATTGTCACATATATCTGCCATAAAACCATTCGAAAGACCATCTGTCATTGGATGTCAGGATTACGAAATTGTAAAGCGTGGGACTGCCGTGGGATCTCCTGAGGTCCACCTTTCTGCAAGGCTTCAG GTTACAGGTGAGGCAGAATATGCTGATGACATAGCCTTGCCACCTAATGGTCTGAACGCTGCATTAGTGTTAAGCAGAAAACCTCATGCGCGTATAATTTCGGTGGATGATTCACAGGCGAAATCTTCTCCTGGATTTGCTGGcatttttcttgcaaaagacGTCCca aaaaaaaataagattggGCATGTTATTTATGATGAGGAGCTATTTGCTTCAGAATTTGTCTCCTGTGTTGGCCAG GTTATTGGGGTAGTTGTTGCTGATACTCAAGAGAATGCGAAACTAGCGGCGAGAAAGGTTCATGTTGAGTATGAAGAACTTCCAGCTATCTTTTCAATAGAAGATGCCATCAAAGCTAAAAGTTTTCATCCCAACACAGAGAGGTTTCTGGGAAAAGGTGACGTGGATCTCTGCTTTCAATCAGGTGAATGTTACAAAGTCATACAGGGGGAGGTTCAAGTGGGAGGTCAGGAACATTTTTACTTGGAACCACAGAGCACCGTGATATGGACAGTAGATGGTGGAAATGAAGTCCATATGGTTTCTTCCACTCAA GCCCCTCAGAAGCACCAGAAGTATGTTTCTGGTGTGCTTGGTCTGCCAATGTCAAAAGTCGTCTGTAGAATCAAGAGACTTGGTGGTGGATTTGGAGGAAAAGAAACGAGGTCAGCATTCCTTGCTGCTGCAGCTTCTGTCCCATCATATCTCTTGAATAGACCAGTAAAAATTACATTAGATAGAGACGCGGACATGATGATAACCGGGCAGCGCCATAGTTTTCTCGGAAAGTATAAG GTAGGATTTACGAAGGAGGGAAAGGTGCTGGCACTGGATCTCGAAATTTATAATAATGCTGGGAATTCTCTTGATTTGTCTCTTGCTATCCTAGAGCATGCCATGTTTCATTCTGATAATGTGTATGAGATACCAAATATAAGGATTAATGGAAGGGTATGCTTCACTAATTTCCCTAGTAACACAGCATTTCGAGGTTTTGGGGGTCCACAGGGTATGCTTATAGCTGAAAACTGGATCCAGAGGATAGCTGTAGAGCTTAAGAAGAGCCCAGAAGAGATAAAg GAGATGAATTTTCAAGGTGAAGGGTCGGTACTGCACTATGGACAACAACTTCAGCACTGTAAACTGGGTCAGCTCTGGAATGCACTGAAAGAGTCTTGCAACTTTTTGAATGCTCGCAAAGAAGCTGACCAATTCAATCTTCAAAATCGATGGAAGAAGCGTGGAGTTGCCATGGTTCCAACAAAATTTGGCATATCCTTCACAACAAAACTTTTGAATCAG GCAGGTGCTCTCGTTCAAGTTTATACAGATGGGACTGTTTTAGTTACACATGGAGGTGTGGAGATGGGTCAAGGTTTGCATACAAAAGTTGCCCAAGTTGCCGCTTCTTCCTTCAACATCCCTCTCACTTCCGTGTTCATATCAGAAACCAGTACTGACAAG GTTCCCAATGCATCACCAACAGCTGCGTCTGCAAGTTCTGATATGTATGGAGCTGCAGTTTTGGATGCTTGTGAGCAGATAAAGGCACGCATGGAGCCAATTGCTTCACGGAAGAATTTCAGTTCTTTTGCTGAG cTAGCTAGTGCATGCTATGTGGAGAGGATAGATCTTTCTGCTCATGGATTTCACATCGTACCTGAGATAGGATTTGACTGGAAGACTGGCAAGGGAAATCCTTTCCGTTACCACACTTACGGTGCTGCATATGCTGAGGTAGAAATTGACACTTTGACTGGAGATTTTCACACGAGAGATGCAAATGTCTTCTTAGATCTCGGATATTCTATCAACCCAGCTATTGATGTTGGACAG ATTGAAGGAGCATTTGTACAAGGTCTGGGTTGGGTAGCGCTAGAAGAACTAAAGTGGGGCGATGCCGCTCATAAGTGGATTCCACCCGGATGCTTATACACGTGTGGACCTGGAACCTATAAGATTCCTTCTGTAAATGACGTACCTCTGAAATTCAGCGTCTCGCTTCTGAag GGCCATCCCAACGTAAAGGCCATCCATTCATCCAAAGCCGTCGGCGAGCCTCCATTTTTCCTAGCGTCATCCGTCTTCTTCGCCATCAAAGATGCCATCATTGCTGCGAGAGCCGATGCAGGGTTCACGGACTGGTTTCCTCTCGACAACCCGGCAACGCCCGAACGTATCCGGATGGCGTGCTTGGACGAATTCACGGCGCCATTCGTTGGCTCTGATTTCCGTCCCAAGCTCAGCGTCTGA
- the LOC108955673 gene encoding uncharacterized protein LOC108955673, with product MATPPHAGSYNAKPRRMRTATSASSSVTPNEVNSEPTCYCGLQSPILMAKTKKNAGRRFHGCAKFDSPSCCNFFMWVDPKIPNHVRDMIVDLLERNQTLSESSQSRGDGVEVSSLLAEMKSQKAKNRRLKEELAQVKKGKMLYQSAFILCICYIAVLVIYNVKVGRKFLSLP from the exons ATGGCGACTCCTCCTCACGCAG GTTCCTATAATGCGAAGCCCAGAAGAATGAGGACAGCAACATCTGCATCAAGTAGCGTAACTCCTAATGAGGTCAACTCGGAGCCAACATGTTATTGTGGCCTTCAATCGCCAATTCttatggcaaagacaaagaaaaacgcAGGAAGAAGGTTCCATGGATGTGCTAAGTTTGATAGTCCAAGTTGCTGCAATTTTTTCATGTGGGTGGATCCAAAGATACCAAATCATGTGAGGGACATGATAGTTGACCTCCTTGAAAGAAATCAAACATTGTCTGAATCAAGCCAATCGAGGGGTGACGGAGTCGAGGTGAGCTCATTGCTAGCTGAAATGAAGAGTCAAAAGGCGAAAAATAGACGTTTAAAGGAGGAGCTTGCACAAGTAAAGAAAGGGAAGATGCTATATCAATCAGCATTCATTCTATGCATATGTTATATCGCTGTATTGGTTATATATAATGTGAAAGTTGGTAGGAAATTTCTAAGTCTTCCATAA